A genomic region of Branchiostoma lanceolatum isolate klBraLanc5 chromosome 4, klBraLanc5.hap2, whole genome shotgun sequence contains the following coding sequences:
- the LOC136433429 gene encoding protein SPATA45 homolog has protein sequence MDQEQLRQLGEQRESWCTVDSNALRIWCRPEKKHAQQAFRSDVFSPNRNEETEPRCTFAVNAPTHRERRHFPEKQGTQLKI, from the exons ATGGACCAAGAACAGCTTCGGCAGCTCGGAGAGCAGAGAGAGTCCTGGTGCACGGTGGACTCCAATGCTTTACGGATTTGGTGTCGCCCGGAGAAGAAACACGCTCAGCAGGCCTTCAGGAGCGATGTTTTCAG CCCTAACAGGAATGAGGAGACTGAGCCTAGATGCACCTTCGCGGTCAACGCCCCAACCCACCGAGAACGCCGACACTTTCCTGAGAAAC AGGGAACCCAGCTGAAAATCTAG